A region of Peromyscus eremicus chromosome 17, PerEre_H2_v1, whole genome shotgun sequence DNA encodes the following proteins:
- the LOC131894262 gene encoding MAU2 chromatid cohesion factor homolog has product MAISQVCQLCQQSPRLFSNHAAQLHTLLGLYCVSVNCMDNAEAQFTTALRLTNHQELWAFIVTNLASVYIREGNRHQELYSLLERINPDHSFPVSSHCLRAAAFYVRGLFSFFQGRYNEAKRFLRETLKMSNAEDLNRLTACSLVLLGHIFYVLGNHRESNNMVVPAMQLASKIPDMSVQLWSSALLRDLNKACGNAMDAHEAAQMHQNFSQQLLQDHIEACSLPEHNLITWTDGPPPVQFQAQNGPNTSLASLL; this is encoded by the exons ATGGCG ATCTCCCAGGTCTGCCAGCTATGTCAACAGTCCCCTCGGCTCTTCTCCAACCATGCTGCCCAGTTGCACACACTGCTG GGCCTGTACTGTGTTTCCGTGAACTGCATGGACAATGCTGAAGCCCAATTCACCACAGCCCTGCGG CTCACCAACCACCAGGAGCTATGGGCCTTCATTGTGACCAACCTTGCGAGTGTGTATATACGGGAAGGAAATAGACACCAAGAG CTATACAGTTTGCTTGAGAGGATAAACCCAGACCACAGCTTCCCGGTCAG CTCACACTGCCTCCGAGCAGCAGCCTTTTATGTGCGGgggctcttctccttcttccaggGCCGCTACAATGAAGCCAA GCGATTTCTACGAGAAACTCTAAAGATGTcaaatgcagaggacctgaaccGCCTCACAGCCTGTTCGCTTGTGCTGCTGGGCCACATCTTCTATGTGCTGGGGAATCACAGG GAGAGTAACAACATGGTGGTGCCTGCCATGCAGCTGGCCAGCAAGATCCCAGACATGTCTGTGCAACTGTGGTCATCGGCCCTCCTCAGAG ATCTAAACAAGGCATGTGGGAATGCCATGGATGCCCATGAGGCTGCACAGATGCACCAGAACTTCTCACAGCAGCTGCTGCAGGACCACATTGAGGCCTGCAGCCTCCCAGAGCACAACCTCATTACG TGGACAGATGGCCCACCCCCTGTGCAGTTCCAAGCTCAGAATGGACCCAACACCAGCCTGGCTAGCCTTCTATGA